The Daphnia carinata strain CSIRO-1 chromosome 2, CSIRO_AGI_Dcar_HiC_V3, whole genome shotgun sequence genome has a segment encoding these proteins:
- the LOC130686953 gene encoding uncharacterized protein LOC130686953, with amino-acid sequence MTLVAVQIFKSFEGYISTEEDRWSTRVIARLVAQNLQGGLATAPRRITGRRESPPKSPRNASLHHHRGGSLDNEVRRRSGIVAQNCEGLTTIEEDAGCRGSPLEQQDRRNGYYRYMFYTFKCLIMFFFLMYLGWSISPPKRATGQRGSPSEPPGSSPKIVKKVSLSPKRIIGQRGSLSDQPGLSLKIIKRASPPSKRTLDIKDSCRSYKDCCPNSPEGLTTSQEGAAYR; translated from the exons ATGACACTCGTTGCtgttcaaatattcaaaagcttt GAAGGCTACATCTCCACCGAAGAGGATCGTTGGTCAACGAGAGTTATAGCCAGGCTCGTAGCCCAAAATTTGCaag GAGGGTTGGCAACAGCACCGAGGAGGATTACTGGACGTCGAGAATCGCCGCCAAAGTCGCCAAGGAATGCCAG TCTACATCATCACCGAGGTGGGTCACTAGACAACGAGGTTCGGCGTCGATCAGGAAttgtcgcccaaaattgtgaa gGCCTCACCACCATAGAAGAGGATGCTGGATgtcgaggatcgccgctggagcaACAAGATCGTCGCAATGGATATTACAGGTATATGTTTTACACGTTTAAGTGtctaatcatgtttttttttttaatgtactTAGGATGGTCCATATCACCACCGAAGAGGGCAactggacaacgaggttcgccgTCGGAGCCACCAGGATCGTCGCctaaaattgtcaa gAAGGTGTCATTGTCGCCGAAGAGGATCATTGGACAACGTGGTTCGCTGTCGGATCAACCAGGGTTGTCGCTTAAAATTatcaa GAGGGCGtcaccaccatcgaagaggacgctggacaTCAAGGATAGCTGTCGGAGCTACAAGGATTGTTGCCCAAATAGTCCA GAGGGCCTTACCACCAGCCAAGAGGGTGCTGCGTATCGATGA